The genomic interval TATATTTGGCCGTGGTGACGACGCCCAAACGCAGTCTGCCGCGGCGTATCCCTTTCCGGTCGGCAATCTGTGTCTCCAGATTCTCGACGATGGCGAAGATCTCACGGCAGGCGGTGTAGAGATCCTGCCCTGCATCGGTCAGGCGGATCTCCTTGCCGATCTGTTCAAACAAAGGCAGCCCCACGATCTCCCCCAGCTTCTTCATCTGCAAGGAGACCGTCGGCTGCGCTAGGAACAGCGCATCGGCGGCCTTGGTGAAACTTCGGTGGTGGCTGACGGCCAGGAATACCTGCAACTGCCGAAAGGTGATCTGGCGCAGCAGAGTACTGAGAGACCGGGACTGCGCTCCTCGCGACGGTAGATTTTCCATGGGCGAAGCGTACTCCCCTAGGGTAGACGTTGGCGAGGTGGATGTGCAGTGGAGCGGAACGTCATCCCCCCGGGGATCAGGGGTAACTGGGCAAGAACGGCTCGCCGTCGATGGGAGCGAAGGCGCAGCGTCCGCGCCCTTGCGCCTTGGCCCAGTAGAGGGCCCGATCGGCGCGTGCCAGGGCCAGAGCCGTGGGCTGATCCTCTGCCAGTAGTGGGGTAGCACCCAGGCTGACGGAGAGACACACGTGTTCCCGACCGGACAGGGCTACCTCGGTACCACAGATCCGGCTCAGGATCCGGCCCAGTATATCGTAGCCCTCCTCGGGACAGCACTTGCGAAAGACGATGGCGAACTCGTCCCCGCCCAGACGACCGAAGAGGTCGGTACTGCGCAATACGTCCCGGATGATCTCGGCGGTGGTCCTGAGGACTTTATCTCCAGCCAGATGCCCGAATCGATCGTTGACGGCTTTGAAGTGATCGAGGTCGACGATCACCAGCAGGCTCTCCTCGGGATAGCGCCGCAGATGCCGGATGTACTTGCCCGTCTGCTCCAGAAAGGCCCGACGGTTCAGCGTATCCGTCAAATCGTCCCAGGTCGCCAGCCGAGTCAGCGCCGCCTTGGCCTCTACCTCCGCCGTCACATCGCGGAAGATTCCTTCCACACCGAGCAATTCGCCCCCGGCACCCTTCAGTGCCCTGCTGGTGATGGCGACATGCACCACCCGCCCGTCCTTGTGGCGCAAGCGCGCGGGATGGTCGCGGATTTCCCCATGCTTCTGGATGGCTTCTACCACCAGTGACCGTTCCTCCGGCACCAAGTAAAAGTCCGCCGCTGGGCGTCCCAGCACTTCTTCTACGGTGTAGCCAAGCATGCGCATCGACCCGGGACCCACCATGACCAACTCCTGGCGCTCATTGGTTCGGTAGAATACGTCGTGCATATTCTCAAAGAGGCGCTGAAAGTTTTCTTCCGAAGCCTTGAGTGCGGCGTCCATCTTCAGCAGTTCCGTCACTTCCGTACCCGAGGCCAGATCGATGCGCAGGCCATTTACCCGTGTCGTGGCACTCGACACGACAACTGCGCGGATGGCACCGGTGCGCGTGCGCAGACGAATCAGGGTAGGTGCGTTTTTTGGGTGGCTTTCCGTCAATGCGCTGAATCTATAAAGGACCAACTCTTGATCGAGGGGATGAACAAATTCGATAATGTCCTTATGTAGGAACTCCTCCGCTTCGCTGCCATCGAGCAGAGCCATGGCAGCAGTATTCAGGAAAATAATCCTGCGCTTATTGAGAATGACATGCGGGCTCGGGCAAATCCTCAAAACATCCAGTCCGCCAAGGTTCATCAGCGCGGAAATATAATCCGATCCTTCTGAAGGAGTCCCATCCGTGCGCACAAAACCTCCTGTTTAAACCCATTATTTTCGCGTAGGTGGCCAGAACCCGGACACGGTGAACGAGGGCCGAACTAGATCAGCGAATCCTATCATCGCTCGTGCCCGACGTCACCTTAGCCCAGTAGCAAGCGTGAGAACTTATCGAGCTATGGTCAAGATTGGTGTATGAGCATTTGCTAACACGATTCAGGCGGCGTCCTGTTGAGGATCCAGCCGGGTTTCGTTGGCAGGCATCCCATCGACAAATGTCACCCCGGCAAAGAGCTCGCGCAGTCTTTCCGGATGCTGAATCCCGCGCCAGTGTCTCTCTGCCTGCTGGATGAGCTTGTAGCTCAGGCCAAGGAAAGTGGCTCGAGAGACACAGTTTTTAGTGCGGCTGCTGCGTTGCCGTACGGTGGCGAAGGTCGATTCGATGGCGTTGCTGCTGCGGATATGCCGCCAGTGCTCTGCCGGGAAGTCGAAGAAGGTCAGCAGCACGTCCCGGTCCTTCTCGAGCTTTGCGACCGCTCTGGGATATTTGGCCTGGTAGTCCCGCACGAAGGCTTGCCAGGCTTTCTCCGCAGCTTCACGGGTGTCGGCCATCCAGATCGCCTGCAGGGCGGCCTTGGCTTTCCCCTGAAGGCGCTTCGGTAGCTCGTTGAGGATGTTGGCCGTCTTGTGCACCCAACAGCGCTGATGACGGGTTTGTGGGTAAATCTCGTCCAGGGCGGCCCAGAAACCCATCGCCCCATCTCCTATGGCCAGTAGTGGCGCCTCCTGCAGCCCGCGGTCGCGCAAGTCCCGCAGGATCTCTAGCCAGGAGGCTTTGGACTCCCGTAAACCGTCGGTGACCGCCACGACCTCCTTCTTGCCCTCGGCCGTCACGCCAATAATGACCAAGAGACACATCCGGGGATCGTCCTCCGCCCGCAGCTGGGTATAGACCCCGTCGGCCCACCAATAGGCGTAGCGTTTTCCCTGTAGAGACCGGCGCTGCCATTGGGCATGCTCTTGCGCCCATTCGACTTTCAAGCGTCCCAGCACGGCCGGAGAAAGCCCCTTGGCCTCCTCGCCCAGGAGAACAGACAGCGCCTCGTGCATCCGTCCCGACGATACCCCGTGCAGGTACAACCAGGGGAGCGCTGCGGCCACGGTCCGCGACTTGCGCACGTAGGGCGGTACCAGGGAAGAACGGAAGACCACGCCCGAACCGGAGCGGTCTCGCACCTTGGGGACCTGTACAGGCACGGGGCCG from Acidithiobacillus caldus ATCC 51756 carries:
- a CDS encoding IS256 family transposase, producing the protein MQESTGFDGGMGELGLNIEGLLRRSARQLIQQAIEGEVQVLLEEYAAVRMVDGRRAVVRNGYLPEREILTAVGPVPVQVPKVRDRSGSGVVFRSSLVPPYVRKSRTVAAALPWLYLHGVSSGRMHEALSVLLGEEAKGLSPAVLGRLKVEWAQEHAQWQRRSLQGKRYAYWWADGVYTQLRAEDDPRMCLLVIIGVTAEGKKEVVAVTDGLRESKASWLEILRDLRDRGLQEAPLLAIGDGAMGFWAALDEIYPQTRHQRCWVHKTANILNELPKRLQGKAKAALQAIWMADTREAAEKAWQAFVRDYQAKYPRAVAKLEKDRDVLLTFFDFPAEHWRHIRSSNAIESTFATVRQRSSRTKNCVSRATFLGLSYKLIQQAERHWRGIQHPERLRELFAGVTFVDGMPANETRLDPQQDAA
- a CDS encoding sensor domain-containing diguanylate cyclase, which gives rise to MALLDGSEAEEFLHKDIIEFVHPLDQELVLYRFSALTESHPKNAPTLIRLRTRTGAIRAVVVSSATTRVNGLRIDLASGTEVTELLKMDAALKASEENFQRLFENMHDVFYRTNERQELVMVGPGSMRMLGYTVEEVLGRPAADFYLVPEERSLVVEAIQKHGEIRDHPARLRHKDGRVVHVAITSRALKGAGGELLGVEGIFRDVTAEVEAKAALTRLATWDDLTDTLNRRAFLEQTGKYIRHLRRYPEESLLVIVDLDHFKAVNDRFGHLAGDKVLRTTAEIIRDVLRSTDLFGRLGGDEFAIVFRKCCPEEGYDILGRILSRICGTEVALSGREHVCLSVSLGATPLLAEDQPTALALARADRALYWAKAQGRGRCAFAPIDGEPFLPSYP